From Spirosoma aerolatum, one genomic window encodes:
- a CDS encoding Gfo/Idh/MocA family protein, which translates to MENRREFIKKSALAGLGMSFSAGSYARILGSNDRVRVGIVGFSDRFRQSLAPAFAEHAKAQNFAFVAVSDIWNRRREEADAYLKGKGLNDSNFFKARNNDELFERKDVDAVIISTADFQHALHCAAAVESGHDVYCEKPFAESLEDARKALKAVESSKKIVQIGSQRRSAPNYHSANEFIRSGKFGDITMVEMTWNVNQPGRWRRAKLVSEIRKEDTDWDRYQLNRPKVAWDPRKYLEFRLFYPYSSGIPGQWMSHQIDTVHWFSGLDHPRSVVANGGIYSWKDGRTNADTFTAVFDYGPDNDKNKGFQVLYSSRMNNEAGGVKEYYYSNGGMINLDTNKISPEGGLEEKYAKDMGMKANLLPSMSLGEAAKVETSANTGGDPMTSLHMLNWMECVRSRKEPNAPARVGFNHSVANIMATMALHTGKRVTWDATKQDVVVS; encoded by the coding sequence ATGGAAAATCGTCGTGAGTTTATAAAAAAATCTGCCCTAGCCGGGCTCGGCATGAGCTTCTCGGCAGGTAGCTACGCTCGCATCCTGGGTTCGAACGACCGGGTTCGGGTGGGTATTGTCGGCTTCTCGGATCGCTTCCGACAGTCGCTGGCCCCCGCTTTTGCCGAACATGCCAAGGCGCAGAATTTTGCGTTCGTAGCGGTATCCGACATCTGGAATCGTCGTCGTGAAGAAGCTGATGCGTACCTTAAAGGCAAAGGTCTGAATGATAGCAACTTCTTCAAAGCGCGTAACAACGACGAACTGTTCGAACGGAAAGACGTCGATGCGGTCATTATTAGTACCGCCGACTTCCAGCACGCATTGCATTGTGCGGCTGCTGTTGAATCAGGCCATGATGTCTATTGCGAAAAGCCTTTTGCCGAATCGCTCGAAGATGCTCGTAAAGCCCTGAAGGCTGTTGAAAGTTCAAAAAAGATTGTTCAGATTGGATCACAACGTCGTTCGGCACCCAACTACCACTCGGCCAATGAGTTTATCCGGTCAGGTAAATTCGGCGATATTACCATGGTTGAAATGACCTGGAATGTAAACCAGCCTGGTCGCTGGCGTCGGGCTAAACTCGTTTCCGAAATCAGGAAAGAAGATACCGACTGGGATCGTTACCAACTCAACCGCCCCAAAGTAGCCTGGGACCCACGTAAATACCTTGAGTTCCGGCTGTTCTATCCTTACTCATCAGGTATTCCCGGTCAGTGGATGTCGCACCAGATCGATACGGTACACTGGTTCAGTGGGCTGGATCACCCGCGTTCGGTAGTGGCCAATGGTGGTATCTATAGCTGGAAAGATGGCCGTACGAATGCCGATACCTTCACGGCTGTATTCGATTATGGCCCGGACAATGACAAAAATAAAGGCTTTCAGGTGTTATATTCTTCCCGGATGAATAACGAAGCCGGGGGTGTAAAAGAATACTACTACTCGAACGGGGGGATGATTAATCTTGATACCAACAAGATTTCACCCGAAGGAGGCCTAGAAGAGAAATACGCAAAAGACATGGGCATGAAAGCCAATCTTCTACCCAGCATGTCGCTTGGTGAAGCGGCTAAAGTCGAAACATCGGCCAACACAGGTGGCGATCCAATGACGTCCTTACACATGTTGAACTGGATGGAATGCGTTCGGAGCCGTAAAGAGCCTAATGCTCCTGCTCGCGTCGGTTTCAATCACTCAGTCGCCAACATCATGGCTACAATGGCATTACATACCGGCAAACGTGTAACCTGGGATGCTACCAAGCAGGATGTGGTGGTGAGCTAG
- a CDS encoding 3-keto-disaccharide hydrolase, translated as MKQLIIGAALLGLLAFDKPQTPNTLTDKEKKEGWKLLFDGKTTNGWRGAYKDKFPEKGWSVTDGMLTIQQSDGSESQSFGDIVTDGEYSDFDLMFDFKLTEGANSGVKYFVVEHSPKPKGSAFGLEFQVLDDDKHPDAKLGRNGNRTVGSLYDLIPASGKKANPIGEWNTGRVISKGKHVEHWLNGTKVVDYERGSEKFRELVAMSKYKAPEYNANGRFGEAPKGHILLQDHGNRVYYRNMKIRTL; from the coding sequence ATGAAACAACTAATCATCGGTGCTGCCCTGCTCGGTTTGCTGGCGTTTGACAAGCCACAAACGCCCAACACGTTAACTGACAAGGAGAAAAAAGAAGGTTGGAAACTACTTTTCGATGGAAAAACAACCAATGGATGGCGGGGAGCCTATAAAGACAAGTTCCCTGAAAAAGGCTGGAGCGTAACGGATGGGATGTTGACAATCCAACAATCAGACGGGTCTGAATCGCAAAGTTTCGGTGACATTGTTACCGACGGCGAGTATAGCGATTTCGATCTTATGTTCGATTTTAAACTCACCGAAGGGGCCAATAGTGGCGTAAAATACTTTGTGGTTGAGCATTCGCCTAAGCCCAAAGGCTCAGCTTTCGGCCTGGAGTTTCAGGTTCTGGACGACGATAAACATCCTGATGCTAAACTAGGGCGTAACGGAAATCGTACTGTTGGCTCTCTGTATGATCTGATTCCGGCATCGGGTAAAAAAGCCAACCCAATTGGCGAGTGGAATACAGGGCGCGTGATATCGAAAGGGAAGCATGTGGAGCACTGGCTCAATGGCACGAAAGTGGTTGACTATGAACGAGGCAGTGAGAAATTTCGTGAACTGGTTGCGATGAGTAAGTATAAAGCTCCTGAATACAACGCTAACGGTCGGTTTGGTGAAGCGCCCAAAGGGCATATTCTGCTTCAGGATCACGGAAACCGGGTTTATTATCGGAATATGAAGATAAGAACACTTTAA
- a CDS encoding sugar phosphate isomerase/epimerase family protein, which produces MQEPVNRRQFLTMAGLSTLALTVGASRLAAFATNPSGLKIAYSAITWGGNDAQAISDLASLGYKGIQLRANTFGPYKAKPSELKALLDQHQLALAMFSSGNVEIDPAKEQSTIDMHVAHASFVKALGGSAIQLTNSARPKDRLPTTEELKRLATVMNEIGKQTADLGVQASYHNHMHQLGETPEEVDVIVQAMNPKYVKLELDIAHYKQGGGQPEKAVKQYKDLIYALHLKDTMSPLPDKPNDPKAYKFVELGRGNVDVPAVFKALEDIKFKGWGIIELDGVPEKDKTPLQCAQINKDYITKTLHHQL; this is translated from the coding sequence ATGCAGGAGCCTGTAAATCGACGGCAGTTTCTTACAATGGCTGGCCTTTCCACGTTAGCTCTTACCGTAGGCGCTTCCCGACTGGCGGCCTTCGCTACAAATCCATCTGGCCTCAAGATAGCGTATTCAGCCATTACCTGGGGTGGCAACGACGCCCAGGCCATCAGCGATCTGGCTTCACTTGGTTACAAAGGCATTCAACTCCGGGCCAATACCTTCGGACCTTACAAAGCCAAACCATCTGAACTGAAAGCCCTGCTCGACCAGCATCAGCTGGCACTGGCTATGTTCTCGAGTGGCAATGTAGAAATCGACCCGGCCAAAGAGCAGAGTACGATTGATATGCACGTAGCTCATGCTAGTTTTGTAAAAGCCCTGGGTGGTTCGGCTATTCAGCTGACCAACTCAGCCCGCCCTAAAGATCGGCTCCCAACCACGGAAGAACTAAAACGACTGGCAACCGTGATGAATGAAATCGGCAAGCAAACCGCCGACCTGGGCGTTCAGGCATCGTACCACAACCACATGCATCAGCTTGGTGAAACGCCAGAAGAGGTGGATGTGATTGTGCAGGCCATGAACCCAAAATACGTGAAACTCGAACTGGATATTGCTCACTACAAACAGGGAGGAGGGCAGCCTGAAAAAGCAGTGAAGCAATACAAAGACCTTATTTATGCGTTGCACCTGAAAGACACCATGTCGCCCCTGCCGGATAAACCCAACGATCCGAAAGCCTATAAATTCGTTGAGTTAGGCCGTGGTAATGTCGATGTTCCGGCCGTGTTCAAAGCCTTGGAAGACATCAAGTTCAAAGGCTGGGGGATTATCGAACTGGATGGCGTACCCGAAAAAGACAAAACACCCCTCCAGTGCGCCCAAATCAATAAAGATTACATCACAAAAACCTTACATCATCAATTGTGA
- a CDS encoding RagB/SusD family nutrient uptake outer membrane protein has protein sequence MKSKFSHKSIRALALATLMLSGQACKDVLKETVVSAIGNDYMNTPKGFEDASRAAYSSMRNFYGSERGLTMTEYGTDIYQAGADGSYKGFHFYDTQMNSFVDIIQQVWEELYKGINTCNAVIGRAPAATVSDATKKLRVAEMKFLRAHYYFILTQEFGGVDLRLTETLGPTKVTKRATEADMYKQIIADLEAAIADLPATKASAQAASDYGRATKSAAEHLLARVYLTKATNASAKATDDYAKAATYAQNVIANYGYKLLPDFASVFAQGSGEINDEVIFSVQYTSDPLTNINTANTNNGDGNKLHLYFGMQYDVQPGMKRDIANDRPFKRLKPTNYLLETVFKDRVNDSRYKKTFKDTWLSNNPGANLNTSFDNSKAKITLKAGDTAIYIPGVEWTLAQRAAKPYQVLVPSAYTAALFPTLQKFLDPNRPDLTYEQGSRDYLAFRLAETYLILAEAQFKQGKTTEAAAALNVVRRRAAWPGKEAAMEITPAQVDMEMIMQERARELAGEQTRWFDLKRWGNLVERVKLYNADGAANVKETHNYRPIPQTQIDRTEGGSANFPQNAGF, from the coding sequence ATGAAATCAAAATTTTCACATAAATCAATTCGCGCCCTGGCACTTGCGACCCTTATGCTTAGCGGTCAAGCCTGTAAGGACGTGCTGAAGGAAACGGTAGTATCCGCTATCGGGAACGATTACATGAATACGCCCAAAGGATTTGAAGATGCCAGCAGAGCGGCTTACTCCTCCATGCGTAACTTTTACGGCTCAGAACGGGGGCTGACCATGACTGAATACGGCACTGATATTTACCAGGCCGGAGCCGATGGAAGCTACAAAGGGTTTCATTTCTATGATACCCAGATGAATAGCTTTGTCGATATCATTCAGCAGGTCTGGGAAGAACTGTATAAGGGTATCAACACCTGCAATGCCGTCATTGGACGCGCTCCGGCAGCTACTGTCTCAGATGCTACGAAAAAACTACGGGTCGCCGAAATGAAGTTTTTGCGGGCGCATTACTACTTTATTCTGACCCAGGAATTCGGTGGAGTAGATCTGCGGTTAACCGAAACACTTGGGCCCACAAAAGTGACAAAGCGGGCAACGGAAGCCGATATGTATAAACAGATCATAGCCGACCTTGAAGCAGCTATAGCTGATTTACCAGCTACCAAAGCTTCTGCACAAGCAGCTAGTGATTATGGTCGGGCTACCAAATCGGCTGCCGAGCATCTGCTGGCACGTGTCTATCTGACGAAAGCAACAAACGCATCAGCCAAAGCAACGGACGATTACGCAAAAGCAGCGACCTATGCCCAGAACGTCATTGCCAACTATGGCTACAAGCTGTTGCCTGATTTCGCCAGTGTGTTTGCGCAGGGAAGTGGCGAAATTAATGATGAGGTTATTTTTTCGGTACAGTATACATCTGATCCGTTAACCAACATCAACACGGCTAATACGAACAACGGTGATGGTAACAAACTTCACCTGTATTTTGGTATGCAGTATGATGTGCAGCCCGGTATGAAACGGGATATCGCCAACGACCGTCCGTTCAAACGCCTAAAGCCAACTAACTACTTATTGGAAACGGTGTTTAAAGATCGGGTTAATGACTCTCGGTACAAGAAGACGTTTAAGGATACATGGCTATCGAACAACCCGGGCGCAAACCTGAACACCTCGTTTGACAACAGTAAGGCTAAGATCACCCTAAAAGCAGGTGATACCGCGATTTATATTCCGGGTGTTGAATGGACATTAGCACAACGGGCCGCGAAGCCATATCAGGTTTTGGTACCCAGCGCCTACACAGCCGCCTTATTCCCAACGCTGCAAAAATTCCTGGACCCGAACCGCCCCGACCTGACCTATGAACAAGGTAGTCGCGATTATCTGGCCTTCCGACTGGCCGAAACCTATCTGATTCTGGCCGAAGCTCAATTCAAGCAAGGCAAAACCACAGAAGCTGCTGCTGCACTTAACGTAGTACGTCGTCGGGCAGCCTGGCCAGGCAAAGAAGCCGCTATGGAAATCACTCCAGCCCAGGTTGATATGGAGATGATTATGCAGGAACGCGCTCGTGAGCTGGCTGGTGAGCAAACGCGGTGGTTCGACCTGAAGCGTTGGGGCAACCTGGTTGAACGAGTCAAATTGTATAACGCCGATGGAGCGGCCAACGTGAAAGAAACACACAACTACCGCCCAATCCCACAAACGCAGATTGACCGTACGGAAGGTGGTAGTGCCAACTTCCCACAAAATGCGGGCTTCTAA
- a CDS encoding SusC/RagA family TonB-linked outer membrane protein: protein MQNTITQPPRRSWLPLLGLTALALLGQPAYSAPPTNSLTIDNPTQERVVTGKVLSGDDNSGLPGVSVAVKGTTRGTTTDASGTYRINVPAGQSVLVFSAVGFVSQEVSVGNKSTINLTLSTDTRALNEVVVVGYGTQKKSQTTGAISSITPKQITEQPITNIGQAMQGRVAGVDVAQSGSRPGSVPTIRIRGRRSFNAGNDPLYVVDGIPLAREYEDINPNDVASMEILKDATATAIYGARGANGVVLVTTKRGNPTGKTTITYDNYVGVTNVLDKVHLFSGSEFAEFVREAYRTTGNYKDANGNPVPTGVADAYADSKVAVLGGDPAVAAGIAANRNTDWQSLILKQGFQQNHTIGVQGGNEKTQFYISAGYFQDKGIMPGLDFTRYSLRANIDHQINKVLKVGIASYMMYSLRNGESLNPYNFTLQQNPLGRPYDDNGNLIFFPTNDALLTNPLAEVIPGAQIDERKKYRIFNSVYAEVNILDGLKYRVNFGPDFTINRYGRFIGSLTNARKNGDPQASNSATFNFDYTLENVVTYNKKLGDHNFGITALQSIQRDNSEFNNIQVQGVPAETQSFYNVGNASSVLGVGSGLVQWTINSYMGRVNYDYKDKYLVTATIRRDGSSRFGENTKYGNFPGIALGWNISNEDFMKGSSWVDLLKLRVSRGSVGNQGVAPYQTQGLLGRTVYAFGTTPAYGYRPETIGNADLRWETSTTTNIGVDFSLWRGRVAGAIELYNTRTTDLLLSDLLPTSIGFNAVTKNIGETQNKGLEASISTVNVNTKSGFKWTSDIVFTKNTEAIISLFNGAVDDVGNKRFIGKPLTAMYDYKKAGIWQTNEADAAKSYQSAVGQIKVQDTNGDGKITADDRVYLGSDIPTWSGGITNRFSYKGFDLNFFIYARIGQTILSGFHQNNNALAGRYEQIKVDYWTPNNPTNEFPRPNSSQEFPVYNTAIIYFDGSFVKVRNINFGYTFPASITSKLHLQSLRLFTSIQQPFIFSTYRSKYNGVDPETSDGTVSNGVVPATRVTTFGLNVKF from the coding sequence ATGCAAAACACAATTACCCAACCTCCACGGAGATCGTGGCTACCTCTGCTTGGCCTTACGGCACTCGCACTACTAGGTCAACCGGCCTACAGTGCCCCACCTACCAACTCATTAACCATAGATAACCCAACTCAGGAACGAGTTGTAACGGGTAAAGTTCTATCGGGTGACGACAACTCCGGGCTCCCCGGTGTCAGCGTAGCGGTTAAAGGAACCACGCGCGGCACAACAACCGACGCATCAGGAACCTACCGGATCAATGTGCCTGCTGGTCAGTCAGTGCTTGTTTTCTCAGCCGTAGGCTTTGTTAGTCAAGAAGTATCGGTAGGCAACAAGTCGACCATCAATCTAACTCTTAGCACCGATACCCGTGCGCTGAACGAAGTCGTCGTTGTGGGGTACGGTACACAGAAGAAAAGCCAGACTACCGGGGCTATTTCGTCGATTACACCAAAGCAAATCACGGAACAACCCATTACCAACATTGGACAGGCGATGCAGGGTCGGGTAGCGGGGGTGGATGTGGCCCAATCAGGTAGCCGACCTGGCTCCGTACCAACCATTCGGATTCGTGGACGTCGTTCGTTTAATGCGGGTAATGATCCTCTTTATGTAGTAGATGGGATTCCACTGGCGAGGGAATATGAAGACATCAACCCGAACGATGTTGCCTCCATGGAAATCCTGAAGGATGCTACAGCAACAGCCATCTATGGTGCCCGGGGTGCTAATGGCGTTGTACTGGTTACCACCAAGCGGGGGAATCCAACCGGTAAAACGACCATCACCTATGACAACTATGTAGGTGTTACCAACGTACTGGATAAAGTACACCTGTTCAGCGGTTCCGAATTTGCTGAATTTGTACGCGAGGCCTACCGGACCACAGGCAACTACAAAGACGCAAACGGCAATCCCGTTCCAACGGGCGTAGCTGATGCGTATGCCGACTCGAAGGTAGCCGTACTGGGTGGCGACCCGGCCGTAGCCGCTGGTATTGCCGCCAATCGGAACACCGACTGGCAGTCGCTGATTCTGAAACAGGGTTTTCAGCAGAATCACACCATAGGTGTTCAGGGCGGTAACGAAAAAACGCAGTTCTATATTTCGGCAGGTTATTTCCAGGATAAAGGGATCATGCCAGGGCTGGATTTCACCCGTTATTCGCTGCGTGCCAATATTGATCACCAGATTAATAAGGTGCTTAAAGTAGGAATTGCCTCGTATATGATGTACAGCCTGCGCAATGGCGAGTCGTTGAATCCCTACAACTTTACCCTTCAGCAAAATCCGCTCGGACGGCCCTACGACGACAACGGCAACCTGATTTTCTTCCCAACCAACGACGCGCTGTTGACCAATCCACTTGCTGAGGTTATACCAGGTGCTCAAATCGATGAACGGAAGAAATACCGGATTTTTAATAGCGTTTATGCTGAAGTAAATATCCTCGACGGGTTAAAATACCGGGTTAATTTCGGCCCTGATTTCACCATCAACCGATACGGCCGCTTCATTGGCTCTTTAACCAATGCCCGAAAAAATGGTGATCCGCAAGCTTCTAACTCAGCTACGTTTAATTTCGACTATACGCTCGAAAACGTAGTGACCTATAATAAGAAGCTTGGCGACCACAACTTCGGCATTACGGCTCTGCAATCCATTCAGCGTGATAATTCGGAATTTAATAATATTCAAGTACAAGGGGTACCCGCCGAAACTCAGTCGTTTTACAATGTAGGAAATGCCAGTTCGGTGCTGGGCGTCGGTAGCGGTCTGGTTCAATGGACGATTAACTCGTATATGGGCCGGGTTAACTATGACTATAAAGACAAATACCTGGTGACAGCTACAATACGTCGGGATGGTTCGAGCCGTTTTGGTGAGAATACGAAATACGGTAACTTCCCCGGTATCGCTTTAGGCTGGAATATTAGTAACGAAGACTTCATGAAGGGGTCTTCCTGGGTTGATCTGCTGAAATTACGGGTTAGCCGTGGATCGGTTGGTAACCAGGGGGTAGCGCCTTATCAAACGCAGGGACTGTTGGGCCGAACCGTATACGCCTTTGGCACTACACCTGCTTATGGTTATCGCCCCGAAACGATTGGCAACGCCGATCTGCGCTGGGAAACCTCGACCACTACAAACATTGGTGTTGACTTTAGCCTTTGGCGCGGCCGGGTAGCGGGTGCTATCGAATTATATAATACGCGTACTACTGACCTGCTGCTGTCTGACCTGCTGCCTACTTCAATCGGCTTTAATGCGGTAACCAAGAATATTGGCGAAACGCAGAACAAAGGTTTAGAAGCCAGCATATCTACCGTAAACGTAAATACAAAGAGCGGCTTTAAATGGACTTCTGATATTGTATTTACGAAAAATACAGAAGCCATCATCTCGCTGTTCAATGGAGCCGTTGATGATGTAGGTAACAAACGGTTTATTGGCAAGCCCCTGACGGCCATGTACGATTACAAAAAAGCCGGTATCTGGCAAACCAATGAAGCCGATGCCGCGAAATCATACCAGAGTGCGGTTGGTCAGATTAAAGTACAGGATACCAATGGCGACGGCAAAATTACAGCGGATGACCGCGTATATCTGGGATCTGACATTCCGACCTGGAGTGGTGGTATTACGAACCGATTCAGCTACAAAGGATTTGACCTGAACTTCTTCATCTATGCCCGGATCGGTCAAACCATTTTGAGTGGCTTCCACCAGAACAACAACGCACTGGCAGGCCGTTATGAGCAGATTAAAGTAGATTACTGGACGCCCAATAACCCAACCAACGAATTCCCACGGCCTAACTCCAGCCAGGAATTCCCAGTCTATAACACGGCGATTATCTACTTCGACGGCTCGTTTGTGAAGGTACGGAACATCAACTTTGGTTATACATTCCCGGCATCAATTACTTCGAAACTACATCTGCAATCGCTCCGGCTATTTACCAGCATTCAGCAGCCGTTTATCTTCTCCACCTATCGGTCGAAGTATAACGGTGTTGACCCTGAAACAAGTGATGGTACGGTCAGCAACGGAGTTGTGCCAGCTACCCGGGTTACGACATTTGGTTTAAATGTCAAATTCTAA
- a CDS encoding FecR family protein, with protein MSHKPYSAYTIEELALDDLFVRWVQHPNDDEVAAYWQNWLSQNPDCAETIETARQLILTSSQSTLPALSADEMSSVWGRIRESLQTMEDLRPLQPDVRVVVGWWYFFRTIAAAMGVLLLIGWALWMQYGPNQRISTVSTSAHQTQQIRLPDNSTVTLYPNSSVRYARRWTDDTPRAVWLKGEADFSVMHRNDTTSARLFRVHTSDLTIEALGTAFQVSQQAACTSVALTSGAVNLLVKHHNPIRLRSGEWIEVPTSLDKSLP; from the coding sequence GTGTCCCATAAGCCATACTCTGCTTACACCATTGAGGAGCTTGCCCTTGATGACCTTTTTGTACGTTGGGTGCAACATCCCAACGACGATGAGGTAGCGGCTTACTGGCAAAATTGGCTTTCACAAAATCCAGATTGTGCGGAAACCATAGAGACGGCTCGTCAACTCATTCTAACAAGCAGTCAGTCTACTTTACCAGCACTATCGGCCGATGAAATGTCATCAGTATGGGGCCGGATTCGGGAGTCACTCCAGACCATGGAAGACCTCCGCCCCCTTCAGCCAGACGTCAGGGTTGTAGTTGGCTGGTGGTACTTTTTCCGAACGATTGCTGCTGCTATGGGAGTTCTGCTCCTAATCGGCTGGGCCTTGTGGATGCAATATGGTCCTAACCAACGAATTTCGACGGTTAGCACATCCGCTCATCAAACTCAGCAGATTCGCCTACCCGACAACTCAACCGTTACTTTATACCCAAATAGTTCGGTCCGGTATGCTCGTCGTTGGACGGACGATACCCCCCGGGCAGTGTGGTTGAAGGGCGAAGCCGATTTCTCTGTCATGCACCGGAATGATACGACATCGGCTCGACTATTTCGGGTACATACCAGCGACCTCACGATCGAAGCTCTCGGCACAGCGTTTCAGGTTAGTCAGCAAGCCGCCTGCACGTCAGTCGCGTTAACGTCGGGAGCCGTCAACCTGCTCGTCAAACACCATAATCCCATCCGGCTCCGCTCGGGTGAGTGGATTGAGGTTCCAACCAGTTTGGACAAATCATTACCCTAG